The bacterium DNA segment CCACACGGTCAACCAACTCGACGAACTGACTTGACGTGATGTAACTTTCGAGTTACTGTGACGTCGTGACGATGGAATCGGCGACTGGCCCGTGGGAGCTTGTGTTCTATGAGACTGGCGAGGGCAACCGTCCGGCCGAAGTGTGGCTGCGGGAGCAAGGCCCGAAGGTCCAGGCACGGTTCGCTCGGATCTTTGATCTGTTGGAGGAACACGGCACCAGCGTCAGGGAGCCGTACGTCGCGCACCTTCGGGGCAAGATCTGGGAGGTACGCGTCGAGCACGCCAAGGTCCAGCGCCGCGTGTTGTACTTTGCCGCGCCGGAGCGGAAGTTCGTCCTGTTGCACGGCTTCGTCAAGAAGACTCAGAGGA contains these protein-coding regions:
- a CDS encoding type II toxin-antitoxin system RelE/ParE family toxin, with the translated sequence MFYETGEGNRPAEVWLREQGPKVQARFARIFDLLEEHGTSVREPYVAHLRGKIWEVRVEHAKVQRRVLYFAAPERKFVLLHGFVKKTQRTPSREIGVAEQRMQDYTARLGRD